The Chloroflexota bacterium genomic sequence ACACCCTGGACGGCGACTTCTGCCTCGAGGCACTGGAGGAGGCACTCCGAAAGGGCCTGCCTCACATCTTCAACACCGACCAGGGAGCTCAGTTCACCGGCGAGGCCTTCACCAGGATGCTGGAGCAACAGGGCGTCAGGATCAGCATGGATGGGAAAGGGCGGTATAGCGACAACCTGTTCGTGGAGAGGCTGTGGCGGACAGTGAAGTATGAGGAGGTGTATCTGAAAGCATATCATGATGGCAGAGATGCCAGGATCGGAATCGGCGACTACTTCCGTTTCTACAACACCGAGCGCCCCCACCAGGCCCTGGGCTACCGAACACCGGCCGAGGCCTATGCCTCAATCCCTATGGAAGCTACAGAAGGAGGTATGATAGAATCTTCACCACCGGATACCCTGAGGACAGCGGGGCCCACTCTTAACATGACCCCTATTCTGTCCTAACGATGGGGTCCACCTCAAAGCTCCACGAACGAGTGATTCGCCCTTCTAAGGTTATAGTAGGCAAAGGGAAGACTACCGAAGGAGGCCAATATGGCTGGGGCAGTGGGTATTCACCCGGGAACAAACCTTAGCGGAGGAGCGATGACGGAGGGCCTTGCCCCTCAAGGCCCTGAGGTATTCCCTGCCCCACTACTGGCTGCATGGGTGAAGAGGGGACTCGACCAGGCCACATCCCTAGCCTCTCTTCCTTGGCTGATGAGGCGGCAGAACGTTTCCAGGGGCACTCGTCATCTGTTCTTCTAGGCGAGATGAATATCATTCTCCCGGGTAGCCGACTCCACAAACTCATCCAGGATCACGCTCTTCAATTCGTTTCTCAACCTCACCGGACTGACGAACTTCCCTTTCAGCCAGATCCTCCCCGGCTCCACGTGGCTCAGGACCCTTGGAGCTTGCTCAGCCTCGTTTAGAAAGTTAGGGCAGTTGTCCCAGAAAGCTGCCTTCGCCCCTTCGATATGTTCCCTATCCAGTCTCACGATGATTCCTCTTAACAGCTCTTTCGCTTTCCTCAGGTTACTGTCTACCCTGAGAGGGATCCTTATCTCATCAAAGACGTATTCACAGTTTACCAGGACATTCTTGACCGAGTAGTCCTGGCAGAAGTTCAAGATCGGCTGGTCCAGCACCATCAGGTTGGGCATATGGAGAATGCGGCCGGTGAGCTCGCCTCCCAGCTTCTCATCCTCGCCTACCTCGTCAAGTATGAAATGAAAGAGCCCCATATGCCTCACGTCGCCCTTAACACCATTGATCCTAACCCTGTCCCCTACAGCAAAGAACTTGCCAAACCTTATCAGGAAGTAACCAACAAAGCTGCCCACATACTTCTGCAAGGCCAACGCCAGCCCGATGGCGATAATGGTGACATAGATAGATAGGCTTGGCACGAATAGCATAGCCACCAGCAGCCCTACCACAGGAATTGCCACCGCTGCCCCTGCGAGAAGTGCAGAGATTTGTCTCGGTTGCTTCATAGTTGCCCTCTCTTGCCTGATGGCTTGGGAGTGCTGCATCACCCTAACCTGGCAACCAGCACTTCCCCTTTCTCTACCACCACCTTCATGCTTTTGCGACAAGACGGACAGGAAACCGTTCCACTGAAGTTGTCGGGAGTCGGAATAGCTGCCCCACAGGCAAGGCAGACTACTCCCTTGGGAGCTTGCCGTTGCTTCTGATGTGAAGCCTTGTGTCTAATGAACTCCTCTGAAGTAGCAAGCTCTGCACCGCAGGAACATCTATAAGGCACTTTTACTACCTCCCTTCGCTCTTTTCAGCAACAAGGTTGGCCCATCTCCAAAACTGCCTGGACGGGCTCCACAAGCAGGGCACTTTCCGCCGCACCAAGGGTATTCCCCTGGGCTCCACATCCTGGAGGGTGAGGGTGCGGCTTTCGTAGTAGTCGTGGATGGCCACTTCCTTGTCTTCGGCCTTCAGCGGGGTGAACCACACCGGAGGAGGCGCATCGCCCTTCTCTGAGAGGCCCGCCTTGACATTGAGTAGCCACCACAGATTCCAGGCCCGCTCCGCTACTGTGATCATCTGGGACGCCTGCTGCCCCCGCCCTGTGATGGACGTGGTAGAAGCGGTTGACAAAGGCCCGGCTGCGCAGCCCCGGGCAGCCCAAGAGGGAACGCCGGTCCTCGCTGTAGCGGGTGAAGCGGACAGCCCCACCACGTATTCACAGGCCAGCCTCTCGTAGCCCCCATATCTGTTGACCGGCTGAGGAAGAGCTAAAGCATAATTAACTAGAATACTCACCATCTTCTCCACCAAGGCTTTTTGCCGAGAACTTCCAGAACTTCTAGCCTGGTCTTCAAAGTCTCTAAATCCTGGCCAAGGCTGGAAACCAGTCCTTGGTGAGCTGCCTCCAGCCTCCTTAGAACATGATTGAGCCCAACTATCTCCAGCTTTCTAGCGTCCGCCTCTACCCTCGACCCCTTCACTTCTGCTTTCAATCCATCCAGGGCCACTATCAGGTTGTGAAGCTGCTTGCCCGCATCCTCAGTCATGCGTACCTACCTCCTGCTCTTACGTAATGGTCCAGGATTTCAACAGGACCAAGAGACCTCCTCTCTATCTCGTCCACCACCTTTTCCAGGTATCCTGCGTGAAGCAGGCCCCACACCGCCTACACTCCCGCCGCCTGCAGATTCCCCCAACCCCCCTCTCTTGGAAGGCCCCTCGGGGAGAGAGCTTCCAGGAGAGGGGGTAGAGGCGGCTAGCGGCCAGAGATGGAGGTGTGGACTGGCCTCCCCGTGGCCTGGGAGGCCCGGGACAACATCTGCTGGCGGCGCACGGTGAGTGGTCCGCGCAGGAAGGAGGGCACGTCCAGCCCACCCTCCTCCGGGGCCTTCAGGAGCCTGCGGAGTTCTTCTGGCTTGAGAGGTGTTACCCCGGCCTTGGTGCGGAAGCCCGTGGCTACCAGGGTGATGCGCACTTCGCTGTCCATCTTGGGGTCATGGGTGACGCCGAAGATTATGTTGGCCTCGGGGTCGACAGCCCCCTTGATGAGCTCCGCCGCCTGATTGACCTCGTGCAGGGCGAGGGAGGAGCCCCCAGAGACAGTGTAGAGGACGCCCTTGGCCCCCTCAATGGAGATGTCCAGCAGGGGGCTGGCCAGGGCCGCCTTGGCGGCATCGGTGGCCCGGTTCTGGCCGGTGCCCTTGCCGATGGAGAGCCAGGCAGGCCCGGCGTCCTTCATGACGGACCTTATATCGGCGTAGTCCAGGTTGATCATCCCCGGGACGGTGATGACCTCGGCGATGGCGGCCACCGCCTGGCGCAGGACATCGTCGGCCATCTTGAAGGCACTGTCCATCCTCGACCTGGCGTCACACAGGGGGAGGAGGCGGTCATTGGGGACGATGATCAGAGTATCGCAGTACCCGATCAATTGATTGATGCCCTCCTCGGCCACTAGGCGGCGGTGGACGCCTTCAAAGGAGAACGGCCGGGTGACGATGCCGATGACCAGGGCCCCCGTTTCCTTGGCGGCCTCGGCCACGACAGGGGCAGCCCCAGTGCCGGTGCCCCCGCCCATGCCGACGGCAATGAAGACCATGTCGGCCTTGCCCACCATGTCCCGGATGTCGTCCCGGCTCTCCTCGCCGGCCCTCTGGCCAATGTTGTGGTCGCCCCCCGCCCCCAGGCCCCGGGTGAGCTTCTCCCCAATCTGCATCTTGTGAGGGCATTCTGCGAGTGTCAAGGCCTGGGAGTCGGTGTTCAGGGCGTAGAATTCCACCCCCAAGATCTGTTCCCGCACCATGCGGGTAACGGCGTTGCACCCCCCGCCACCTACACCAATGACTTTGATGCGGGCGGCAGTGGAAACCAGAATCTGTTTTGCCATCACTTACCTCCTTTCTATTCTAGCCTAGCGTTTCATGGCCCGCCTGGCCCGGAAGAAGAAGCGGCGGAAGACTTTGCCCACCCTCTCCCGGCGCCTACGGGGCAACTCCTCCCTGGCCGACTTTTTTGCCCCCCACATGAGCAGGCCTACGGTGGTGGCGTAGGCCGGGTCGTAGAGTATATCGGCCAGGCCATAGACGTCCTTGGGCACCCCTGCCCGCACGGGAAGGCGGAAGATGTCCTGGGCCAGGGCTTCAATCCCGGGCAGGTTGGAGGTCCCCCCAGTGAGGACCAGCCCCGCCGGGGCCAGGGCGGCATGCTCCGAGCGGGGCAGCTCCATCAGCACCATCCGCAGCAGCTCGTCCACCCGGGCCCGGATGATGTTGTTGAGGTCCTGGAGCAAGATCTCCTGCCCATTGTCCAGGCCCACCCGCGAGGCATCGAGCTTGGCCTTCTTATCAGCGCTGGG encodes the following:
- a CDS encoding integrase core domain-containing protein, encoding TLDGDFCLEALEEALRKGLPHIFNTDQGAQFTGEAFTRMLEQQGVRISMDGKGRYSDNLFVERLWRTVKYEEVYLKAYHDGRDARIGIGDYFRFYNTERPHQALGYRTPAEAYASIPMEATEGGMIESSPPDTLRTAGPTLNMTPILS
- a CDS encoding mechanosensitive ion channel family protein — protein: MKQPRQISALLAGAAVAIPVVGLLVAMLFVPSLSIYVTIIAIGLALALQKYVGSFVGYFLIRFGKFFAVGDRVRINGVKGDVRHMGLFHFILDEVGEDEKLGGELTGRILHMPNLMVLDQPILNFCQDYSVKNVLVNCEYVFDEIRIPLRVDSNLRKAKELLRGIIVRLDREHIEGAKAAFWDNCPNFLNEAEQAPRVLSHVEPGRIWLKGKFVSPVRLRNELKSVILDEFVESATRENDIHLA
- the ftsZ gene encoding cell division protein FtsZ codes for the protein MAKQILVSTAARIKVIGVGGGGCNAVTRMVREQILGVEFYALNTDSQALTLAECPHKMQIGEKLTRGLGAGGDHNIGQRAGEESRDDIRDMVGKADMVFIAVGMGGGTGTGAAPVVAEAAKETGALVIGIVTRPFSFEGVHRRLVAEEGINQLIGYCDTLIIVPNDRLLPLCDARSRMDSAFKMADDVLRQAVAAIAEVITVPGMINLDYADIRSVMKDAGPAWLSIGKGTGQNRATDAAKAALASPLLDISIEGAKGVLYTVSGGSSLALHEVNQAAELIKGAVDPEANIIFGVTHDPKMDSEVRITLVATGFRTKAGVTPLKPEELRRLLKAPEEGGLDVPSFLRGPLTVRRQQMLSRASQATGRPVHTSISGR
- a CDS encoding aldehyde ferredoxin oxidoreductase C-terminal domain-containing protein is translated as MITVAERAWNLWWLLNVKAGLSEKGDAPPPVWFTPLKAEDKEVAIHDYYESRTLTLQDVEPRGIPLVRRKVPCLWSPSRQFWRWANLVAEKSEGR